ACGACCCGCGATCCCCACGGCTCCCCCGTCGGCTTCACGGCGACGTCGCTCGCCTCCGTGTCGGCGGATCCGCCGCTCGCCAGCTTCAGCCTGGCGCGCACGGCGTCGAGCGCCGCCGCGATCGCCGCCGCCGACCATGTCGCGATCCACGTGCTCGGCGCGCGCGACCGGCACCTCGCGGAGCGGCTCAGCGGCCCGGCGTCCGAGCGCTTCGCGGGCGACCACTGGTCCGCCGGTCCGCACGGCCTGCCCGTGCTCGCGGGCGGGACGGCCCTCCTCGTCGCCCGGATCGTCGAGCGGGTCCACGTGCACGACGCGATCGTGGTGATCGTGCGGATCGAGGACGGCGGAGCGGGCGTGGAGGACGAGCCGCTCGTCTACCACGCGCGCCGCTACCTGCGTCCGGGCTCCGAGGCCTGAGCGCCGGCGCCCTGATCGGGCGAGCGGCGGATCACCCCAGGCAGTTCGGCCCGAGCAGCGACTTCAGCTCGCCGTAGAGGTCGGCGCTCACGGTGACCGGGTACGGGATCTCGAACACCCGCCCGCTGTCGCCCTTCACGAGCTGGAGCCGCACCTCGGTGTCGCCCGAGTGGCGGATGAGCACGTCGTTGAGGCCCATGACGGTCTCCGTCGTCGCGCGGTTCTCCGCGAGGCTGATGAGCAGCGGACCCGATCCGAGGCTCTGCCCGAGGTCGGGCTGGAACATCGAGAAGGCGTGGATGTTCATGCCGTCGTCGCGCGTGGACACGCGGCCGCGGATCACCACCACGGTGTCGCTCTGCAGGGCCGGCGCGAACTCCTGGTACGCCTTGCCCATGAACATGCAGGTGATCTCGCCGCCGAAGTCCTCGAGCTGCACCATGCCGTACTGGTTTCCCGAGTTGCGGGCGGTGCGGTGCTGCACGCTCGTGAGCAGCCCCGCGAGCGTCACCGTCTCCCCGTCCATCGACGCGTCGGTCGCCAGCAGCTCGGCGATGCCCGTCGAGGCGAGCTTGGCCAGCGGGATCTCGAGCCCGGCCAGCGGGTGGTCGGACACGTAGAGACCCAGCATCTCCCGCTCGAACGCGAGCTTGTCGCGCTTCGCCCACTCGGGCCGCTCGGGCACCTTGCGCGCGTGCTGCGGCTCGTCCCAGAGGCTGTCGAAGTCGAAGCCGACCTGGCCGTTCATGGCCGCGCGCTTGTCGCTGACGGAGGCGTCGATCATGCCCTCGTGCACCTCGAGCAGCGCCCGACGGGTGTCGCCCAGCGAGTCGAAGGCGCCCGCCTTGATGAGCGACTCGACCGTGCGCTTGTTCGCGACCGGCAGCGGCACCTTCTTGAGGAAGTCGTCGAACGACTCGAACGCGCCCTGCTCGGTGCGTGCGCCGCGGAGCGCCTCGACCACGTTCGCCCCGACGTTCCGGACGGCGCCCAGGCCGAAGCGGATGTCGGCGCCCGCTGCCGCGAAGAACCCGATCGACTCGTTGACGTCCGGCGGCAGCACCTTGATCCCCATGCGGCGGCACTCGTTGAGGTAGAGCGCCATCTTGTCCTTGGAGTCGCCGACGCTCGTCAGGAGCGCGGCCATGTACTCGGCCGGGTAGTGGGCCTTGAGGTACGCCGTCCAGTAGGAGACGACGCCGTAGGCCGCGGAGTGCGCCTTGTTGAACGCGTAGTCGGAGAACGGCAGCAGGATGTCCCAGAGGGCCTTCACCGCGGCCATCGAGTAGCCGTTGTCCTTCATGCCCTGAGAGAAGCCCTCGAACTGCTTGTCCAGCTCCGACTTCTTCTTCTTGCCCATGGCGCGGCGGAGGAGGTCGGCTTGCGCGAGCGTGAAGCCCGCGAGCTTCTGCGCCACCGACATCACCTGCTCCTGGTAGACGATGAGGCCGTGCGTGGTGCCCAGCACCTCGCGCAGCGGCTCCTCGAGCTCCGGGTGGATCGGGGTGATCTCCTGCAGCCCGTTCTTCCGCAGCGCGTAGTTGGTGTGCGAGTTCGCGCCCATGGGGCCGGGCCGGTAGAGCGCGATGACGGCCGAGATGTCCTCGAAGTTGTCGGGCTTCATCATGCGCAGGAGCGAGCGCATGGGCCCGCCGTCGAGCTGGAACACGCCGAGCGTGTCGCCCCGGGCCAGCAGGTCGTACGCGCCCTGGTCGTCGAGCCCCAGGTCCTCGAGCACCAGCTTCTCGCCGCGGTTGGACTCGATGTTGTTGAGCGCGTCGTCGATGATCGTGAGGTTGCGCAGCCCCAGGAAGTCCATCTTGATGAGGCCGAGCGACTCGCAGGCGGGGTAGTCGAACTGCGTGACGATCTGGCCGTCCTGCTCCCGCTTCATGATCGGGATGATGTCGATGAGCGGCTCGCTCGACATGATGACGCCGGCCGCGTGCACGCCCCACTGGCGCTTGAGGTTCTCGATGCCCTGCGCGGTCTCGAAGACCTTCTGCGCCTCGGGGTCCATCGCGAGCACCTCGCGGAAGTCGCCCGCCTCGCGATAGCGCGGGTGGTCGGTGTCGAGGATGCCGGACAGCGGGATGTCCTTGCCCATGATCGCGGGCGGCATGGCCTTCGTCAGCTTGTCGCCCATGGAGAACGGGTAGCCGAGCACGCGGCTGGAGTCCTTGAGCGCCTGCTTGGCCTTGATGGTGCCGTACGTGACGATCTGCGCGACGCGCTCGTCCCCGTACTTGTCGGTCACGTAGCGGATGACCTCGCCGCGGCGACGGTCGTCGAAGTCGACGTCGAAGTCGGGCATGGAGACGCGGTCGGGATTGAGGAACCGCTCGAAGAGCAGGCCGTGCTCCAGCGGGTCGAGGTCGGTGATGCCCATGGCGTACGCGACCATCGAGCCTGCGCCCGAGCCGCGCCCGGGGCCCACGCGGATCCCGTTCTCCTTCGACCAGTTGATGAAGTCGGCGACGACGAGGAAGTAGCCCGGGAAGCCCATCTGGGCGATGACCCCGACCTCGTAGTCGGCGCGCTTGCGCACGTCGTCCGAGAAGCCGCGCGGGTAGCGGCGGACGAGGCCGCGCTCGACCTCCTTGACGAACCAGGTCTGCTCGCTCTCGCCCTCGGGCACCGGGTAGCGCGGCATGTAGTTCGCGGACTCGTTGAACTGCACGTCGCACCGCTCGGCGATGAGGAGCGTGTTGTCGCACGCCTCCTCGTGGTCGCGGAAGAGGTGGCGCATCTGCTGCGCGGTCTTCAGGTAGAACTCGTCGGCGTCGAACTTGAAGCGGTTGGGGTCGTCGAGCGTCGTGCCGGACTGGACGCACAGGAGCGCCGCGTGGCTCGTCGCGTCGTGCTCGTGCGTGTAGTGCAGGTCGTTCGTGGCGACGAGCGGGAGGCCGAGGTCCTTCGCGAGCCGGTGCAGGTCGGTCATGATGCGGCGCTCGATGCCGAGCCCGTGGTCCATGACCTCGCAGAAGTAGTTCTCGGCCCCGAAGATGTCGCGGAAGTCCGCCGCGGCCTTCACGGCCTCGTCGTACTGGCCGAGGCGGAGGCGCGTCTGCACCTCGCCGGACGGGCAGCCGGTGGTGGCGATGAGGCCCTTCGCGTAGGTGCTGAGCAGCTCGCGGTCCATGCGGGGCTTGAAGTAGT
This genomic interval from Clavibacter michiganensis contains the following:
- a CDS encoding flavin reductase family protein, with the translated sequence MDAHPATTLAEAPGQAAFRAAFRRHAAGVAVVTTRDPHGSPVGFTATSLASVSADPPLASFSLARTASSAAAIAAADHVAIHVLGARDRHLAERLSGPASERFAGDHWSAGPHGLPVLAGGTALLVARIVERVHVHDAIVVIVRIEDGGAGVEDEPLVYHARRYLRPGSEA
- the dnaE gene encoding DNA polymerase III subunit alpha encodes the protein MLDGAARVGPLVQAAAEQKMPAVAITDHGNVFGAFDFWKQAKAAGVKPIIGTEAYITPGTHRGDRTRIRWGNGGQDDVSGSGAYTHLTMLAETTEGMHNLFRLSSRASLEGYYFKPRMDRELLSTYAKGLIATTGCPSGEVQTRLRLGQYDEAVKAAADFRDIFGAENYFCEVMDHGLGIERRIMTDLHRLAKDLGLPLVATNDLHYTHEHDATSHAALLCVQSGTTLDDPNRFKFDADEFYLKTAQQMRHLFRDHEEACDNTLLIAERCDVQFNESANYMPRYPVPEGESEQTWFVKEVERGLVRRYPRGFSDDVRKRADYEVGVIAQMGFPGYFLVVADFINWSKENGIRVGPGRGSGAGSMVAYAMGITDLDPLEHGLLFERFLNPDRVSMPDFDVDFDDRRRGEVIRYVTDKYGDERVAQIVTYGTIKAKQALKDSSRVLGYPFSMGDKLTKAMPPAIMGKDIPLSGILDTDHPRYREAGDFREVLAMDPEAQKVFETAQGIENLKRQWGVHAAGVIMSSEPLIDIIPIMKREQDGQIVTQFDYPACESLGLIKMDFLGLRNLTIIDDALNNIESNRGEKLVLEDLGLDDQGAYDLLARGDTLGVFQLDGGPMRSLLRMMKPDNFEDISAVIALYRPGPMGANSHTNYALRKNGLQEITPIHPELEEPLREVLGTTHGLIVYQEQVMSVAQKLAGFTLAQADLLRRAMGKKKKSELDKQFEGFSQGMKDNGYSMAAVKALWDILLPFSDYAFNKAHSAAYGVVSYWTAYLKAHYPAEYMAALLTSVGDSKDKMALYLNECRRMGIKVLPPDVNESIGFFAAAGADIRFGLGAVRNVGANVVEALRGARTEQGAFESFDDFLKKVPLPVANKRTVESLIKAGAFDSLGDTRRALLEVHEGMIDASVSDKRAAMNGQVGFDFDSLWDEPQHARKVPERPEWAKRDKLAFEREMLGLYVSDHPLAGLEIPLAKLASTGIAELLATDASMDGETVTLAGLLTSVQHRTARNSGNQYGMVQLEDFGGEITCMFMGKAYQEFAPALQSDTVVVIRGRVSTRDDGMNIHAFSMFQPDLGQSLGSGPLLISLAENRATTETVMGLNDVLIRHSGDTEVRLQLVKGDSGRVFEIPYPVTVSADLYGELKSLLGPNCLG